Proteins encoded within one genomic window of Candidatus Zixiibacteriota bacterium:
- a CDS encoding complex I NDUFA9 subunit family protein, giving the protein MNIAVTGATGFVGRHTVRALVRAGHRVTAVVRHQTAELPFDKAVMTAAGNVDDPKGLTAAFAEVDCVVHLVGIIAETRKLTFEKTVVRGTANVVDACRQARVGRLVYLSAMGTGAEAPSRYHQSKYAAEQAVVQSGLEYVILRPSVIFGPGDGFVSMLENMIRRSPVTPVIGDGRYRLQPIHIDDVTAAIVRSCEMVEAVGETIDLGGPEKLEYIEILNILKSVLNKRRRNLFLPVWLMRFGAGLMETVIKPAPLTRDQLTMMQMGNTGDNGRMKKLFGIEPISLKEGLQAYMG; this is encoded by the coding sequence GTGAACATAGCCGTTACCGGTGCGACCGGATTCGTCGGTCGACATACGGTACGGGCGCTGGTGCGAGCCGGTCATCGGGTGACGGCAGTCGTACGACATCAGACAGCGGAATTGCCGTTCGATAAGGCGGTGATGACGGCCGCAGGAAACGTCGATGATCCCAAGGGGCTTACCGCAGCGTTTGCGGAAGTCGACTGTGTCGTGCATCTGGTTGGAATTATCGCGGAAACGCGTAAGCTGACCTTTGAAAAAACCGTAGTGCGTGGAACCGCCAACGTCGTGGATGCCTGTCGTCAGGCCCGTGTCGGGCGTCTTGTTTATCTGTCAGCGATGGGAACCGGAGCGGAAGCCCCCTCGCGCTATCACCAAAGCAAGTATGCCGCAGAACAGGCCGTGGTGCAGTCCGGTTTGGAGTACGTTATCCTGAGGCCGTCGGTGATCTTCGGCCCGGGAGACGGTTTCGTTTCCATGCTTGAGAACATGATCCGACGTTCCCCGGTAACGCCGGTAATCGGCGATGGGCGTTATCGTTTACAACCGATTCATATCGACGACGTCACTGCCGCTATCGTACGCTCGTGTGAAATGGTTGAGGCTGTCGGTGAGACGATCGATCTGGGCGGTCCGGAAAAACTTGAATATATCGAGATTCTTAATATCTTGAAATCCGTTTTGAACAAACGCCGGCGCAATTTGTTTTTACCGGTGTGGTTGATGCGTTTCGGCGCCGGATTGATGGAAACGGTAATAAAGCCGGCTCCGCTAACACGTGATCAACTGACAATGATGCAAATGGGTAACACCGGTGACAACGGCCGGATGAAGAAGTTGTTCGGAATCGAACCGATAAGTTTGAAAGAAGGTTTACAAGCATACATGGGGTGA
- the cobO gene encoding cob(I)yrinic acid a,c-diamide adenosyltransferase, whose amino-acid sequence MSENETDKKKGLLVVYTGNGKGKTTAALGMCVRAVGYDWRICLIQFVKGSWKYGELKGVKRLEPNLELYTVGEGFVGIVDDQKEFSEHREAARKGVALAIEKIKSGDYQLVILDELNVAMDLGLVTDEELEQILDARSPEQHLVITGRGMTDELKERADLITEMGEIKHPYQKGILAQKGIDW is encoded by the coding sequence ATGAGTGAGAACGAGACCGACAAGAAGAAGGGATTGCTGGTTGTCTATACCGGCAACGGCAAGGGCAAGACTACCGCGGCGCTGGGAATGTGTGTCCGCGCCGTAGGTTATGACTGGCGTATCTGTCTGATTCAGTTCGTTAAAGGAAGTTGGAAATACGGTGAACTGAAAGGGGTAAAACGGCTCGAACCGAACCTGGAGTTATATACGGTAGGTGAGGGATTTGTCGGTATTGTTGATGATCAGAAGGAATTCTCCGAGCACCGCGAAGCGGCCCGCAAGGGGGTAGCCCTCGCGATAGAGAAAATCAAGTCAGGCGATTATCAACTTGTTATCCTGGATGAACTGAATGTAGCGATGGACCTCGGTCTCGTTACCGATGAAGAACTGGAGCAGATCCTCGACGCTCGTTCACCGGAGCAGCATCTGGTCATTACCGGTCGCGGCATGACCGACGAACTGAAAGAACGAGCCGACCTTATTACCGAAATGGGAGAGATAAAGCATCCTTACCAGAAAGGTATTCTGGCGCAGAAAGGGATCGACTGGTGA
- a CDS encoding Rrf2 family transcriptional regulator, with translation MQFTKAEEYGVLGVLHLAEKDRSTVTPLSEVSEAKQIPEKFLAKIFQSLSRSGIVRSHRGVRGGFALARDPENITVREVLESIQGPYHLLKCVVDLGACERDGRNCALRHILIEAEERLKDVFESNTLADMVRWEAEKQGGVKTEENTPQQA, from the coding sequence ATGCAATTCACGAAAGCTGAGGAATATGGGGTTCTAGGGGTATTGCACCTGGCGGAAAAAGACCGTTCCACGGTCACGCCGCTTTCGGAAGTCTCGGAGGCGAAGCAAATTCCGGAGAAATTTCTGGCCAAGATATTTCAGTCGTTGTCAAGATCCGGTATCGTTCGATCACATAGAGGCGTCAGGGGCGGATTCGCTCTGGCCCGTGATCCCGAAAATATCACCGTACGTGAGGTTCTGGAGTCAATCCAGGGACCTTACCATTTGCTTAAATGTGTGGTGGATTTGGGAGCCTGTGAGCGAGACGGACGCAACTGTGCTTTAAGGCACATTTTGATCGAAGCGGAAGAACGACTCAAAGACGTTTTTGAGAGTAATACTCTGGCTGATATGGTTCGCTGGGAAGCTGAAAAACAAGGTGGTGTCAAGACCGAAGAAAATACCCCTCAACAGGCCTGA
- the dcd gene encoding dCTP deaminase, translating to MPVKSDRWIIEMAQERRMIDPFAPEQVRRGISFGVSSYGYDISLSNEFKKLKDGVSGEIDPRADNSDLWENVTADSLVIPPNSFVLARTREYFRIPRDVITICFGKSTYARCGVVVNVTPFEPEWEGYATISISNTSPLPVRIHANQGIAQLLFLEASELCLTSYGDKRGKYQAQKEITPSKSD from the coding sequence ATGCCGGTAAAGTCAGATCGCTGGATCATAGAAATGGCCCAGGAGCGCCGGATGATCGATCCGTTCGCACCGGAACAGGTGCGCCGTGGGATCAGTTTCGGGGTATCGTCTTATGGTTATGATATCAGCCTGTCCAACGAATTCAAGAAACTCAAGGACGGGGTATCGGGAGAGATCGATCCTCGAGCGGACAACAGCGATCTTTGGGAAAATGTCACCGCCGATTCATTGGTAATTCCGCCCAATTCTTTCGTTTTGGCCCGTACTCGGGAGTATTTCAGGATACCACGCGATGTCATAACGATTTGTTTCGGCAAATCGACTTACGCCCGTTGTGGCGTGGTGGTCAATGTCACCCCATTCGAGCCGGAATGGGAGGGCTATGCCACCATATCAATCTCAAACACCTCTCCCCTGCCGGTTCGTATTCATGCCAATCAGGGGATTGCTCAGCTTCTGTTTCTTGAAGCCAGTGAGCTCTGTCTGACATCGTACGGCGACAAACGAGGTAAATATCAGGCGCAGAAGGAAATCACTCCTTCGAAATCGGATTGA
- the nifJ gene encoding pyruvate:ferredoxin (flavodoxin) oxidoreductase, which translates to MSDKKVASAGYVEAAQRKRRKVTIDGNSAAAYVAHATNEVIAIYPITPSSGMGEISDERSAAGLTNIWNSIPNVVEMQSEAGAAGAVHGALTTGALTTTFTASQGLLLMIPNMFKIAGEMTPTVFHVTARAVATHALSIFGDHSDVMAARSTGFGLLSSASIQEVMDMALIAQAAALESRVPFVHFFDGFRTSHEVQKVEEITFDDMRDLLPQELITAHRARSLSPDTPTIKGTSQNPDVFFQSRETVNKYYLAAPEIVQKAMDKFAAVVGRQYKLFDYIGHPEAERIVVVMGSGGEVVHEVIDNLVEAGEKVGVVRVRLYRPFASEAFVAALPKTVKKIAVLDRTKEPGGVGEPLYIDVQAALSEAVDKGWKRPDVRPVVVGGRYGLGSAEFNPPMAKAVLDNLKSDDPKNHFTVGIVDDVTNTSLDVDYNYNLEGENFRGLFYGLGSDGTVGANKNSIKIIGDWTDNYAQGYFVYDSKKAGAITVSHVRFGKKLIQKPYLITSAQFIACHNFSFVERYDMLSHLTPGGTFLLNAPYGPDKVWDELPKEVQQQIIDKKVEFYAIDAIDLAKQLGLGARINMIMQTAFFMISGILPKDEAIKAIKEMIKKTYSRKGEKVVQMNYAAVDGAMGALHKIEYPSKVTTAKTCPPIVPDNAPEFVKKVTAEMIAGRGDKLPVSAFPDDGTYPTATTRFEKRNIAVDIPVWDPKTCIQCNICSIVCPHAAIRPKVYTAEYKDKAPKGFKFVEAMTKPFAGMYYTLQIAPEDCTGCEVCVNACPAFAKDADGNKTELKAINMSLQAPLREQEARNWDFFINELPAPDPSLFSLGTTKGSQFVQPLFEFSGACAGCGETPYLKLMTQLFGDRAICGNATGCSSIYGGNLPTTPYARRADGRGPAWSNSLFEDCAEFAFGMRLTADRLHTYALELVKELVPEMYDAIANADQSVQAGIEEQRGRVAALMDRLNTMNGSERVAALKAVAHFLVKKSVWGIGGDGWAYDIGFGGVDHVMASGRNINLLVLDTEVYSNTGGQMSKSTPRGATAKFAAAGKPLSKKDLGYILMTYGSVFVAQVALGASHNQTVKAFMEAEAYNGPSIIIAYSHCIAHGINMSHGLDEEEKAVKAGHWLLYRYNPDLVAQGKNPLQLDSKEPTIPFEEYAYSETRFRSLKTQNPERAAMLIKLGQQDCNRRWNLYSQMAKMDYSSLKTE; encoded by the coding sequence ATGTCTGATAAAAAAGTAGCTTCAGCCGGTTACGTTGAAGCTGCCCAGCGCAAACGTAGAAAGGTGACGATCGACGGCAATAGCGCTGCCGCCTATGTGGCTCACGCCACCAACGAAGTCATCGCCATTTATCCGATCACGCCGTCATCAGGAATGGGTGAAATCTCCGATGAGAGATCGGCTGCCGGACTGACGAATATCTGGAATTCGATTCCGAACGTCGTTGAGATGCAGTCGGAGGCGGGCGCCGCCGGCGCCGTACACGGAGCCCTTACTACCGGTGCTCTGACGACAACCTTCACGGCCTCACAGGGTCTGTTGCTGATGATCCCGAACATGTTCAAGATCGCCGGCGAGATGACCCCAACCGTATTTCACGTAACGGCACGCGCCGTTGCCACCCATGCCCTGTCGATTTTCGGCGACCACAGCGATGTTATGGCGGCCCGCTCGACCGGTTTTGGTCTGCTCTCTTCCGCTTCCATACAGGAAGTCATGGACATGGCCCTGATCGCTCAAGCCGCCGCTCTTGAAAGCCGGGTTCCGTTCGTACATTTCTTTGATGGTTTCCGTACCTCACACGAGGTACAGAAGGTCGAAGAAATCACGTTCGACGACATGCGTGACTTATTGCCGCAAGAACTGATAACGGCGCATCGCGCTCGGTCGTTGTCTCCGGATACTCCGACCATCAAGGGAACTTCACAGAATCCCGATGTTTTCTTCCAGTCGCGTGAGACTGTCAATAAATACTACCTGGCCGCTCCCGAGATCGTGCAGAAGGCCATGGACAAATTCGCGGCCGTTGTCGGTCGTCAATACAAGCTGTTCGACTATATCGGTCATCCCGAAGCCGAGCGCATCGTAGTGGTAATGGGTTCCGGCGGCGAAGTAGTTCACGAGGTCATCGACAACCTGGTCGAGGCCGGTGAGAAAGTCGGTGTCGTCCGGGTACGTCTGTATCGCCCGTTCGCTTCCGAAGCATTCGTGGCGGCCCTGCCGAAAACAGTCAAAAAAATCGCCGTGCTCGATCGCACCAAGGAGCCGGGAGGCGTTGGAGAACCGCTGTACATCGACGTGCAGGCGGCTTTGTCCGAAGCGGTCGACAAAGGCTGGAAGCGTCCCGATGTCCGTCCGGTGGTAGTCGGTGGTCGTTACGGCCTCGGTTCGGCGGAATTCAATCCGCCGATGGCCAAGGCTGTTTTGGACAACCTCAAATCGGACGATCCGAAAAATCATTTCACCGTCGGTATCGTTGACGATGTTACCAATACCTCACTCGATGTAGACTATAACTACAACCTCGAGGGTGAGAATTTCCGCGGCCTGTTTTACGGTCTCGGTTCCGACGGTACGGTCGGCGCCAATAAGAACTCGATCAAGATTATCGGGGACTGGACTGACAATTATGCCCAGGGTTATTTCGTTTACGATTCGAAAAAGGCCGGTGCCATTACCGTTTCGCACGTTCGTTTCGGTAAAAAGCTAATCCAGAAACCGTATCTGATTACATCGGCACAGTTCATCGCCTGCCATAATTTCTCGTTCGTCGAGCGTTATGACATGCTCTCTCACCTGACACCGGGCGGAACGTTCCTTCTCAATGCACCGTACGGACCGGATAAAGTCTGGGATGAGTTGCCGAAAGAAGTACAACAGCAGATAATCGACAAGAAGGTCGAATTCTACGCGATCGATGCCATTGATCTCGCCAAGCAGTTGGGTCTCGGGGCTCGCATTAACATGATCATGCAAACCGCGTTCTTCATGATATCGGGCATCCTCCCGAAGGACGAGGCGATCAAGGCGATCAAGGAAATGATCAAAAAGACCTACAGCCGCAAGGGCGAGAAGGTCGTGCAGATGAACTACGCGGCGGTCGACGGCGCGATGGGTGCACTGCACAAGATCGAATATCCATCCAAGGTGACAACCGCCAAGACTTGTCCGCCGATCGTGCCGGACAACGCTCCCGAGTTCGTCAAGAAGGTGACCGCGGAAATGATCGCCGGTCGCGGCGACAAACTCCCGGTTTCGGCTTTCCCGGACGACGGTACCTATCCGACAGCCACGACCAGATTCGAAAAGCGCAATATCGCGGTCGATATCCCGGTATGGGATCCCAAAACCTGTATTCAGTGCAACATTTGTTCGATCGTTTGCCCGCACGCAGCGATTCGACCGAAGGTATACACGGCGGAATACAAGGATAAGGCTCCGAAGGGATTCAAGTTCGTCGAAGCCATGACCAAGCCGTTTGCCGGAATGTACTACACGCTTCAGATCGCTCCCGAGGACTGCACCGGCTGTGAGGTTTGTGTCAACGCCTGTCCGGCCTTTGCCAAAGACGCCGACGGCAACAAAACCGAGCTCAAGGCAATCAACATGTCGCTTCAGGCTCCGCTCCGTGAGCAGGAAGCCCGCAACTGGGATTTCTTTATTAACGAATTACCGGCTCCCGATCCGAGTCTGTTCAGTCTCGGCACGACCAAGGGTTCGCAGTTCGTTCAGCCGTTGTTCGAGTTCTCCGGCGCCTGCGCCGGCTGCGGCGAGACACCTTACCTCAAGCTGATGACTCAGCTTTTCGGCGACCGCGCTATCTGCGGTAATGCCACCGGTTGCAGCTCGATCTACGGCGGTAACTTACCGACTACCCCCTACGCGCGTCGCGCCGACGGACGCGGTCCGGCCTGGTCCAACTCTCTCTTCGAGGATTGTGCCGAATTCGCATTCGGTATGCGTCTCACGGCGGATCGTCTTCACACCTACGCCCTCGAGCTGGTTAAGGAGTTGGTCCCGGAGATGTACGATGCCATAGCCAATGCCGACCAGTCGGTTCAGGCAGGTATCGAAGAACAACGCGGCCGGGTGGCGGCCCTCATGGATCGTCTCAACACCATGAACGGCTCGGAGCGCGTGGCTGCTCTCAAGGCCGTAGCGCATTTCCTCGTCAAGAAGTCGGTCTGGGGTATCGGCGGTGACGGCTGGGCTTACGACATCGGCTTTGGCGGTGTGGATCATGTCATGGCCTCAGGACGCAACATTAACCTGTTGGTTCTTGACACCGAGGTATATTCCAACACCGGCGGACAGATGTCCAAATCGACACCACGAGGCGCTACCGCCAAATTTGCCGCTGCCGGCAAGCCGCTGTCGAAAAAGGACCTCGGTTATATCCTGATGACTTACGGCTCGGTATTCGTGGCTCAGGTGGCTCTCGGAGCCAGCCACAACCAGACGGTAAAGGCATTCATGGAGGCTGAGGCTTACAATGGTCCGTCGATCATCATCGCTTACAGCCATTGTATCGCCCACGGCATCAATATGTCGCACGGGCTTGACGAAGAAGAAAAAGCGGTCAAGGCCGGTCACTGGCTGCTTTACCGCTACAATCCTGACCTGGTTGCTCAGGGTAAGAACCCGTTGCAACTCGACAGCAAAGAGCCTACGATTCCCTTCGAAGAGTATGCTTATTCCGAGACCCGTTTCCGCTCTCTGAAGACTCAGAATCCAGAGCGGGCGGCGATGCTGATCAAGCTCGGACAACAGGATTGCAACCGTCGCTGGAATCTGTATTCGCAAATGGCGAAAATGGATTATTCCTCACTGAAAACGGAATAA
- a CDS encoding leucyl aminopeptidase, protein MRLNYTFGKLSDLSDKTIVLFVPLIENADSKDLRKLVEITGGAFLDMYDSGEFTGAGGETAVVTRPEALQCDRLILAGLGKLDKNDHDKYRRAAGTVSRMNSLRLYKSATFYLGDEEEATVFQAVIEGFILGSYELLKYKTGNAAKSQNQLATITFAVENKPLMNRLQKAVERGLIVAEGQTRVRDLADTPSNELTPRSYAELARKEVKGLPNLTCRVLDENAIKKERMGALLSVARGSDEPPRFIVLEYKGGRAGQKPIVLVGKGVTFDSGGISLKKSEGMQEMKGDMTGSAIVLMALVAAARLKLKQNIIGLTPLAENMPSAHATKPGDIVKSRKGLTIEIINTDAEGRLILADALDYANVFDPQAVIDIATLTGGALYVLGYSGAPIMGNNPVLMDRLRDAADVTAERVWEMPLWDDFHKAMKSSIADLKNSGGKAAATMTAGAFLENFIGDWPWAHVDIAYMDIEPSGRPYIPKGVTGIGLRLLVELLSNWKKL, encoded by the coding sequence ATGAGACTGAACTATACTTTTGGCAAACTGTCTGATCTTTCAGACAAGACGATCGTGCTTTTTGTCCCTTTAATCGAAAACGCCGATTCGAAGGATTTACGTAAGCTGGTAGAGATTACCGGCGGTGCTTTTCTCGACATGTACGATTCGGGAGAGTTTACCGGCGCCGGTGGTGAGACGGCGGTGGTTACACGACCGGAAGCACTTCAGTGTGATCGGCTGATCCTGGCCGGCCTCGGGAAACTCGACAAAAACGACCATGACAAATATCGCCGGGCCGCCGGAACGGTTTCTCGCATGAACAGCCTGCGGCTCTATAAGAGTGCTACGTTCTATTTGGGTGATGAGGAAGAGGCGACTGTTTTCCAGGCTGTGATAGAGGGGTTCATTCTGGGATCCTATGAACTGCTGAAATATAAAACCGGCAACGCGGCCAAATCGCAAAATCAGCTGGCGACGATCACCTTTGCCGTTGAAAACAAGCCGCTGATGAATCGTCTCCAAAAAGCCGTAGAACGCGGACTTATCGTAGCCGAAGGTCAAACACGTGTAAGAGACCTGGCCGATACCCCCTCCAACGAATTAACCCCACGCAGTTATGCCGAACTGGCACGCAAGGAAGTGAAGGGATTGCCGAATCTTACTTGTCGCGTGCTTGATGAAAATGCTATCAAGAAGGAACGCATGGGGGCCTTGCTGTCGGTCGCTCGCGGTTCCGATGAACCGCCTCGCTTCATCGTTCTCGAATACAAGGGCGGGCGTGCCGGACAGAAGCCGATTGTTCTGGTCGGTAAAGGTGTCACCTTCGATTCCGGAGGAATTTCGCTGAAGAAATCCGAGGGAATGCAGGAGATGAAGGGGGACATGACCGGCTCTGCAATAGTCCTCATGGCTCTGGTTGCCGCGGCCAGGCTGAAGCTGAAGCAAAATATCATCGGTCTGACTCCCTTAGCTGAAAATATGCCGTCGGCCCATGCCACCAAACCGGGTGATATTGTCAAATCGCGTAAAGGATTGACGATCGAAATCATCAACACCGATGCTGAAGGTCGTCTGATTCTGGCGGATGCTCTTGATTATGCCAACGTCTTCGACCCGCAAGCGGTAATCGATATTGCCACCTTGACCGGCGGAGCATTGTATGTATTGGGTTATTCCGGTGCGCCGATCATGGGAAACAATCCGGTACTGATGGATCGTCTTCGCGATGCCGCCGACGTAACTGCCGAACGAGTCTGGGAAATGCCTCTGTGGGATGATTTTCACAAGGCTATGAAATCCTCCATTGCTGATCTCAAAAACTCGGGCGGCAAGGCTGCCGCCACCATGACGGCCGGCGCCTTCCTGGAGAATTTTATCGGTGACTGGCCTTGGGCGCACGTCGACATTGCCTATATGGATATAGAGCCTTCAGGACGTCCTTATATCCCCAAGGGTGTGACAGGTATCGGCTTGCGGTTGCTGGTGGAGTTGTTAAGCAACTGGAAGAAGCTATAG
- the aroC gene encoding chorismate synthase produces the protein MLTYLTSGESHGPQLTAIVDGFPAGLSLDLDFIDHELARRQKGYGRSGRMEIESDHVQIVSGVRGGVTLGGPITLVIPNKDWENWSRIMHPIDQIPDDLTDREQRLVCDTTRPRPGHADLPGGIKWNHRDLRNVLERASARETAARVAIGAVARRFLQHFSVYFASHVVRIGEAALPENYKRPDVATIREITEVSPVRCLDSATEKAMVEQIKAAGQDSDSLGGIAELIITGLPAGLGGCSQWADRLDGKLAGALMAIHSVKGVQIGLGFEAARRRGSDVHDEIFLDEDRHTPRKGFRRDTNNAGGIEGGITNGEDIVIQVASKPISTLNRPLRTVDVVKHEPATAMVERTDVCVTPALAVITEAVAALVLVEVFMYKFGHDNMAEIDRNYQGFLSAEY, from the coding sequence ATGCTGACTTATCTCACTTCCGGGGAATCTCACGGCCCCCAACTTACGGCTATCGTTGACGGCTTTCCGGCCGGCCTGAGCCTTGATCTCGATTTCATAGATCATGAACTGGCCCGGCGTCAAAAAGGCTACGGCCGAAGCGGGCGGATGGAAATAGAATCCGACCATGTCCAAATCGTAAGTGGCGTACGCGGCGGTGTCACTCTCGGGGGACCGATAACTCTGGTTATACCCAATAAAGACTGGGAAAACTGGAGCCGGATCATGCATCCGATTGACCAAATCCCTGACGATCTGACCGACAGGGAACAAAGACTTGTCTGTGATACTACCCGCCCCCGCCCCGGCCATGCCGATCTGCCGGGTGGCATCAAATGGAATCACCGGGATCTGCGCAACGTTCTGGAGCGGGCTTCTGCTCGCGAAACAGCCGCGAGAGTAGCGATCGGTGCTGTCGCTCGCCGGTTTCTCCAACATTTTTCCGTATATTTCGCTTCACACGTTGTCCGTATCGGTGAAGCCGCGCTCCCCGAAAATTACAAGAGGCCTGATGTCGCGACGATTCGGGAAATTACCGAAGTATCCCCGGTGCGCTGTCTGGACTCGGCCACCGAAAAGGCGATGGTTGAACAGATAAAAGCCGCGGGTCAGGATTCCGATTCCCTCGGGGGGATTGCCGAATTGATCATCACCGGTCTTCCAGCCGGATTAGGCGGATGTTCACAATGGGCGGACCGGCTCGACGGGAAACTCGCCGGAGCGCTCATGGCGATTCACTCGGTCAAGGGAGTGCAGATAGGTCTCGGGTTCGAGGCCGCCAGGCGTCGTGGTTCGGATGTCCATGATGAGATATTCCTCGACGAAGACCGTCATACCCCGCGTAAAGGATTCCGTCGTGACACCAACAACGCCGGAGGAATAGAGGGGGGAATCACCAACGGTGAAGATATTGTCATCCAGGTGGCGAGTAAGCCGATTTCAACTCTTAACCGGCCACTCAGAACCGTTGATGTCGTAAAACACGAACCGGCTACCGCCATGGTCGAGCGTACCGATGTTTGTGTTACTCCGGCGCTGGCCGTTATCACCGAAGCTGTCGCGGCGCTGGTTCTGGTCGAGGTGTTCATGTATAAGTTCGGTCATGATAACATGGCTGAGATCGACCGCAATTACCAGGGCTTTTTGTCCGCTGAATACTGA
- a CDS encoding HDOD domain-containing protein: MTKTEIVEQIRRNDKLLSLPQVMSEVLEEIGKEDFSADKLGKIILKDPSLTGRILKLANSPFYCRLSEIKTVHQAVSILGVTTVKCLALSSSVLNPDRVAASSGVSPQSFFSYVLSVAAACESIAKAVDYRSTEEAFIAGLLHDVGVLFFLHHYPEAYAKVIHHETHSSSLAEAERMIFGIDHAEIGGYLAEVWSLPEYISKSIVDHHNGNRLGEDETLNQIVALAVLITGDRYSGYDIGIEDRLNQIKNLSSMLSIEKEVVDEISSSILSRTIDVANYLGVDIGNIEDMLVKANQEIWKSYLTIENLFKERQELSASLLNEERERGAIEAKNVAMATLSHYLNNATMAIYGRSQLMRMLLDKGRNEDLLKKLPNDLEVMNRSILKIVAVLEEMREISPIDKTEFYNLSKALNIDDRLKTRIDKMTADRSWETGVETAPSPV; encoded by the coding sequence ATGACCAAAACCGAAATCGTAGAACAGATTCGCCGGAACGACAAACTTCTGTCTCTTCCCCAAGTAATGTCTGAAGTCCTGGAAGAGATCGGCAAAGAGGACTTTTCAGCCGATAAACTGGGTAAAATTATCCTCAAAGATCCGTCTCTTACCGGACGTATTTTGAAACTGGCCAACTCGCCGTTTTATTGTCGCCTGTCCGAGATTAAGACTGTGCATCAGGCTGTCTCCATTCTCGGGGTGACCACGGTTAAATGCCTGGCGCTGTCGTCATCGGTGTTGAATCCGGATCGAGTGGCAGCTTCATCGGGGGTAAGTCCGCAGTCGTTTTTCTCGTATGTTCTGTCGGTTGCGGCCGCGTGCGAGTCGATTGCCAAGGCGGTCGATTATCGTTCCACCGAAGAAGCGTTCATCGCCGGTCTATTACACGATGTCGGTGTATTATTTTTCCTGCATCACTATCCCGAAGCATACGCCAAGGTGATCCATCATGAGACACATTCCTCCTCTCTGGCTGAAGCCGAGAGAATGATATTCGGAATAGATCATGCTGAAATCGGCGGTTATTTGGCCGAGGTCTGGAGTCTCCCTGAGTACATTTCCAAATCGATTGTCGATCACCATAACGGTAATCGTCTTGGAGAAGATGAAACGCTGAATCAGATCGTTGCTCTTGCCGTGTTGATTACGGGTGATCGCTATTCCGGTTACGACATAGGCATTGAGGATCGTCTCAATCAGATCAAGAATTTAAGTTCCATGCTCTCCATAGAAAAAGAAGTCGTGGATGAGATATCTTCTTCAATTCTTTCCCGAACGATAGATGTCGCGAATTATCTCGGTGTGGACATAGGCAATATCGAGGATATGCTCGTTAAGGCCAACCAGGAAATCTGGAAATCCTATCTTACGATAGAGAATCTCTTCAAGGAACGCCAGGAGCTGTCAGCTTCGCTGCTCAATGAAGAACGTGAACGCGGAGCAATCGAGGCCAAGAACGTGGCTATGGCAACCCTTTCGCACTATCTTAACAATGCTACAATGGCTATCTACGGTCGTTCTCAGCTCATGCGAATGCTGCTCGATAAAGGACGTAATGAGGATCTGCTCAAAAAGCTCCCGAATGATCTCGAAGTTATGAACCGCTCTATTTTGAAAATCGTAGCGGTGCTCGAAGAAATGCGCGAGATATCACCGATAGACAAGACTGAATTCTACAACCTGTCCAAGGCGCTCAATATCGACGATCGGCTCAAAACTCGTATCGATAAGATGACGGCTGATCGTTCCTGGGAAACAGGAGTCGAAACCGCTCCATCTCCGGTTTGA